A genome region from Frankineae bacterium MT45 includes the following:
- a CDS encoding Protein-disulfide isomerase, with amino-acid sequence MNWTSTRAWLGTAIRLVLGGVWIWASIEKLHDPRTFLRAVRAYDATPDWLSKAIAYGLPIVELIVGVLLVIGLLTRVMASISAVLYIVFLIGLIQAAARGIKLQCGCFGGGGESDSTSYLLDSFRDILLLAGAAFLIIYPLTRWSLDLYFTRHDQVLRPSAKRMRTEEGRRKYEVQVAHAKREARIRNTWLSAGVAVVMVLVVAIGISVQAGRAKITGDITAPNATVASGVTVGAPKAPVVMDIYEDFQCPICNQFEQSAGEMITSDINSGKVLAHYHVMSFLDGSSNGNRYSSRAANAAICASDITPQMFLSMHNVLYGKDKNGNNNQPAEGTNGRTDSELIAFGTQAGVTGSYTSAFTTCVTSEMHKALVQALTDRANKDGVNGTPTIKVNGKLVSNPSKDTVAAAIDAASKGKTNAPALTPVPSPAPAAASASAGS; translated from the coding sequence GTGAACTGGACTTCGACCCGGGCCTGGCTCGGCACCGCAATTCGTCTCGTCCTCGGCGGGGTGTGGATCTGGGCCAGCATCGAGAAGCTGCACGATCCACGCACCTTCCTGCGCGCCGTCCGCGCCTACGACGCCACCCCTGACTGGCTCTCCAAGGCGATCGCCTACGGGTTGCCGATCGTCGAGCTGATCGTCGGTGTGTTGCTGGTGATCGGGCTGCTGACCCGGGTGATGGCGAGCATCTCGGCGGTGCTGTACATCGTCTTCCTCATCGGGCTGATCCAGGCGGCGGCGCGCGGCATCAAGCTGCAGTGTGGCTGCTTCGGGGGCGGTGGCGAGAGTGACTCCACGTCCTACCTGCTCGACTCCTTCCGCGACATCCTGCTGCTGGCCGGTGCTGCCTTCCTGATCATCTATCCACTGACGCGCTGGTCGCTGGACCTGTACTTCACCCGTCACGACCAGGTGCTGCGCCCGTCGGCCAAGCGGATGCGGACCGAGGAGGGGCGCCGCAAGTACGAGGTGCAGGTTGCGCACGCCAAGCGTGAGGCGCGGATCCGCAACACCTGGCTGAGCGCCGGCGTGGCCGTCGTGATGGTGCTGGTGGTCGCGATCGGTATCTCGGTGCAGGCCGGACGGGCCAAGATCACCGGTGACATCACCGCGCCGAACGCGACCGTGGCCTCCGGCGTGACCGTGGGTGCCCCGAAGGCGCCGGTGGTGATGGACATCTACGAAGATTTCCAGTGCCCGATCTGCAACCAGTTCGAGCAGTCGGCCGGGGAGATGATCACCAGCGACATCAACTCCGGCAAGGTGCTGGCCCACTACCACGTGATGTCGTTCCTGGATGGCTCCTCCAACGGAAACCGATACTCCTCCCGCGCCGCCAATGCTGCGATCTGTGCCTCCGACATCACGCCGCAGATGTTCCTGAGCATGCACAACGTCCTGTACGGCAAGGACAAGAACGGGAACAACAATCAACCGGCCGAGGGGACGAACGGGCGGACGGATTCGGAGCTGATTGCCTTCGGGACGCAGGCCGGAGTCACCGGCAGCTATACGTCGGCCTTCACGACCTGTGTGACGAGCGAGATGCACAAGGCGCTGGTGCAGGCGCTCACCGACCGGGCCAACAAGGACGGGGTGAATGGCACGCCGACGATCAAGGTCAACGGCAAGCTGGTGTCGAACCCGTCCAAGGACACCGTGGCGGCGGCCATCGATGCGGCGTCGAAGGGGAAGACCAACGCTCCGGCGCTCACCCCGGTGCCGTCGCCGGCGCCTGCGGCAGCCTCGGCTTCGGCTGGGTCGTAA
- a CDS encoding copper transport protein, producing MESPSAPVAGVKPRALRPAGLLAALLMALFAGLLFTAAPASAHAVVVATDPADGARLATAPAEVTFTFDESVGLSSDGYLHVINQTGQRVDTGPATHPGGDGTKVSVALKSGLGDGTYLASYRVVSADSHPVSGSTRFVVGDGALAEVGSAAPTVNPVTNQVYNVVRWVGFAGLALLGGLWLLVTVWPQGRGDARVYRLVLTGWWATALGTVAQMLLQGPYAAGMGLGGVAHLNLLNATLHATIGTADSVRLLVLAALAFVLRSLFQDTEPRRLRGEVAALLIGLVVTFAFTGHADAQDPRWLALTSQMTHLAAMAIWLGGLAMLLIGLLPRAVPDELDAVLPRFSLVAYGCVAVLAVSGSYQAWLGIGTWSAFTGTRYGQLVIAKIVLFALMLGIAYFSRRAVQRSTGGHGDGAGKPISQLRRSVLGEAAIGVVVLAVTAVLVVQPPGRNAELASYAAPTTVSISLTEAGSSTQRSAELTVTPSRAGTVQVNLRISGATVPLSVSGNAYLAAKELGPVDLGLKSSDGLDFTGSALLPSPGSWKFTITVRYSEFDSVTADTSVELH from the coding sequence GTGGAGTCGCCTAGTGCACCAGTCGCCGGAGTGAAGCCACGCGCGCTCCGGCCGGCTGGGCTGCTGGCTGCGCTGCTGATGGCGCTCTTTGCCGGCCTCCTCTTCACTGCGGCCCCGGCCTCAGCCCACGCGGTGGTGGTGGCCACCGATCCGGCCGACGGTGCCCGGCTCGCCACGGCACCGGCCGAGGTCACCTTCACCTTCGACGAGTCGGTCGGCCTCAGCTCCGACGGGTACCTGCACGTCATCAACCAGACGGGGCAGCGCGTCGACACCGGCCCGGCGACCCACCCGGGTGGCGACGGGACGAAGGTGAGCGTCGCCCTCAAGTCGGGCCTCGGCGACGGCACTTACCTGGCCAGCTACCGGGTGGTGAGCGCCGACTCCCATCCGGTCTCCGGCTCGACCCGTTTCGTTGTCGGTGACGGCGCGCTGGCCGAGGTGGGCAGCGCGGCGCCGACGGTGAATCCGGTGACGAATCAGGTCTACAACGTGGTGCGGTGGGTCGGGTTCGCCGGCCTGGCGCTGCTGGGTGGCCTCTGGTTGCTGGTCACCGTCTGGCCGCAGGGACGCGGCGACGCCCGGGTATACCGGCTGGTGCTCACCGGGTGGTGGGCCACTGCGCTCGGCACCGTCGCCCAGATGTTGCTGCAGGGTCCGTACGCGGCGGGCATGGGACTGGGCGGCGTCGCGCACCTGAACCTGCTGAACGCGACGCTGCACGCCACCATCGGCACCGCCGACTCGGTGCGGCTGCTGGTGCTGGCGGCGCTGGCCTTCGTGCTCCGCTCGCTCTTTCAGGACACCGAACCTAGACGTCTTCGCGGCGAGGTGGCGGCGCTGCTCATCGGCCTTGTGGTGACCTTCGCCTTCACCGGCCATGCCGACGCGCAGGATCCGCGCTGGCTGGCCCTGACCAGTCAGATGACCCACCTGGCGGCGATGGCGATCTGGCTAGGTGGGTTAGCGATGCTGCTGATCGGGCTGCTGCCACGGGCTGTCCCGGATGAGCTGGACGCGGTGCTGCCCCGGTTCTCGTTGGTGGCCTACGGCTGTGTCGCCGTGCTGGCGGTGAGTGGCAGCTATCAGGCCTGGCTGGGCATCGGCACCTGGAGCGCCTTCACCGGCACCCGCTACGGGCAGTTGGTGATCGCCAAGATCGTCCTCTTCGCGCTCATGCTGGGGATTGCGTACTTCTCCCGGCGTGCGGTACAGCGCTCAACCGGAGGCCACGGCGACGGCGCGGGAAAGCCGATTAGCCAGTTGCGGCGCAGCGTCCTCGGGGAGGCCGCCATCGGCGTCGTCGTGCTGGCCGTGACCGCCGTCCTCGTCGTCCAGCCGCCCGGCCGCAACGCCGAACTCGCCTCCTACGCCGCACCCACCACGGTCAGCATCTCGCTCACCGAGGCCGGTAGCAGCACCCAGCGCAGCGCCGAACTCACCGTCACCCCGTCCCGGGCCGGGACCGTGCAGGTGAATCTGCGCATCTCCGGCGCCACCGTGCCGCTCTCGGTCTCCGGCAACGCCTACCTGGCTGCGAAGGAGTTGGGCCCGGTCGATCTCGGGTTGAAGTCCAGCGACGGCCTCGACTTCACCGGCTCGGCGCTGCTGCCCTCGCCCGGCTCCTGGAAGTTCACCATCACCGTGCGGTACTCCGAGTTCGACTCGGTGACCGCTGACACGTCCGTCGAATTGCATTGA
- a CDS encoding protein SCO1/2 has translation MLFAVVLAGCSSKASGSTKSDLNDQANTVGKYQGFPADPPLPRPSFTLTDTNGHPYSFGTETAGHPTLLYFGYTECPDVCPTTMADIGNALRAVPEQLRAKTEVVFVTTDVKHDTPAVIASWLRHFDTGLPNQFVGLSGTQTQVDTAQAAAHVMLAEDGGQQHSAKVLLYSTDDYSHVSFEQSTNLSDQIAHDLKV, from the coding sequence ATGCTGTTCGCGGTGGTGCTGGCCGGGTGCTCGTCGAAGGCGTCGGGCTCGACCAAGTCGGATCTGAACGACCAGGCGAATACGGTGGGGAAGTACCAGGGCTTTCCGGCTGACCCGCCGCTGCCGCGGCCGAGCTTCACGCTCACCGACACCAACGGCCATCCGTACTCCTTCGGCACCGAGACGGCCGGGCATCCGACGCTGCTCTACTTCGGGTACACCGAATGCCCGGACGTCTGCCCGACGACGATGGCCGACATCGGCAACGCACTGCGGGCGGTGCCTGAGCAGTTGCGGGCCAAGACGGAGGTCGTCTTCGTCACGACCGACGTGAAGCACGACACCCCGGCCGTGATCGCCAGCTGGCTGCGGCACTTCGATACCGGCCTGCCGAACCAGTTCGTCGGGCTGTCGGGGACGCAGACCCAGGTGGACACGGCGCAGGCGGCCGCCCACGTGATGCTGGCCGAGGACGGCGGGCAGCAGCACTCGGCCAAGGTGCTGCTCTACAGCACCGACGACTACTCGCATGTGTCGTTCGAGCAGAGCACGAACCTGTCGGATCAGATCGCCCATGATCTGAAGGTGTGA
- a CDS encoding Copper(I)-binding protein — protein sequence MRVSVTIVGAVAVAALGFAGLVRGAVPVTSDTSASSAEQSSSSSMAMDMGSGAASTPPSGSVPSGASAGIGGPIEVTGAYVQEPASPDVAAAYFTMRNTTGTDDRLVEVVSGAAETTTLHTDSSMSVAANGVAVPAHQTVSLSVGHGHVMMQQLLGPLLPGQTVNLILRFENAPSLTLAAPVIAIGAPVPAVPSNSKQTSGG from the coding sequence ATGCGAGTCTCCGTCACCATCGTCGGCGCCGTCGCGGTCGCCGCGCTCGGCTTCGCCGGGCTGGTCCGCGGCGCGGTGCCGGTGACCTCGGACACCTCAGCCTCGTCGGCCGAGCAGAGCAGCAGTTCGTCGATGGCGATGGACATGGGTAGCGGCGCCGCCTCGACCCCGCCGTCGGGGTCGGTTCCGAGCGGTGCCTCGGCCGGGATCGGCGGGCCGATCGAGGTGACCGGCGCCTACGTCCAGGAGCCGGCCTCCCCGGACGTGGCCGCCGCCTACTTCACGATGCGCAACACCACCGGCACCGACGACCGGCTGGTGGAGGTGGTGAGTGGTGCGGCGGAGACGACGACGCTGCACACCGACTCCTCGATGAGCGTCGCGGCGAACGGGGTTGCGGTGCCGGCGCACCAGACGGTGTCTCTCTCGGTCGGTCACGGGCACGTGATGATGCAGCAGCTCCTCGGTCCGCTGCTGCCCGGCCAGACGGTGAATCTCATCCTGCGTTTCGAGAATGCCCCTTCGCTTACCCTGGCCGCGCCGGTGATCGCCATCGGGGCGCCGGTTCCGGCGGTTCCCTCCAACTCCAAGCAGACGTCAGGCGGATGA
- a CDS encoding DNA-binding protein HU-beta, with protein MNRKELVAAVADQTSLEQKTVDAVLRGLQSTLEDAAAKGEKVSVPGFFALAVGRREAREGRNPATGATITIAAANTVKLTAGSALKEAANK; from the coding sequence GTGAACCGCAAGGAATTGGTGGCCGCAGTCGCCGACCAGACGTCACTCGAGCAGAAGACCGTTGACGCGGTCCTGCGTGGACTCCAGTCCACTCTCGAGGATGCAGCAGCCAAGGGCGAGAAGGTCAGCGTCCCCGGCTTCTTCGCTCTTGCCGTCGGCCGCCGCGAAGCCCGCGAGGGCCGCAACCCTGCCACGGGTGCCACGATCACGATCGCTGCCGCTAACACGGTCAAGCTCACCGCCGGCTCCGCTCTCAAGGAAGCCGCCAACAAGTAA